Genomic DNA from Penaeus monodon isolate SGIC_2016 chromosome 4, NSTDA_Pmon_1, whole genome shotgun sequence:
CGGGGAGCCATGGCCACGCTGTATCTCATTATTTCTTCACATCTCTCCGCTCTGGTGTTCCTGCCAAGTCATCTGCATATGCTACCTCTCCTGGCACCAGAGATATCCTGCCAGATCTGTCGTCCAGgaactaccattgttattataatgtttcCACTCCACACCACCGCCACCTTGTCTGTGCTCAACCACGGCTGCGAATGCATCATTGAGTAATGACAATCGTGGTTAAGCTGTGTGTAAGAAAAGGGAGGAACGGTTAAGGTACACGTGTCACTACAATATATtttcctgacagtcttgagtgaagcaatgtatttttttatgtatttgcatattttttgtgaatttattttcaatagttccaacaataaaaaatatgcattgtAATTTCATAAACCTGCTTGGAAGGGTACAGCAATTCGTCAGTCAGAATTTCCTCAGAACGATAACGGGAGTGTAAAATTTTGGcttaggaaaggaagaaaatgttgCTTTCTATCTCGCAGTTTATTTCGGTATTAGTGGCACTGAGTAAAAGGCAAAGTGGTTGAGAACCAAGAACATCTTTTGTGAAAGATACGTTAACATGATTCAAGAAATTTGTACGCTAAACGGTTGACACATGTTTTGTACGCAAATGCTCTACGTGTGAGCCCGCTTGGTGCGTCTACTACAGCAAACACGTTCCagtcccgtccccgtccccgtccccgtcccgtccccgtccccgtccccgtccccgtccccgtccccgtccccgtccccgtccccgtccccgtccccgtccccgtccccgtccccgtccccgtccccgtccccgtccccgtccccgtccccgtccccgtccccgtccccgtccccgtccccgtccccatTCCCGTTCCCGTTCCCGTCCGCCCCAGCGCTGAAGGCGGGGGAAGGAAATGTCACGCCCAGAGAGCTCAGGACGGCAGCGAGCTATCACCTTCTCCCGGCCTGCCCACGACGGCCGCCGCACGAccgtcctctctccatccttccaacAATAAAACTTGTGTTAGTTTATAGACAGGGATCGACACAGTTTACCCGAGACCATTTCCCTCCGCCAAACAATAAAACCTGCGTCAACACCAGACCTACAATGCAGAACTCAAAGTTATAATAAACGTGGACAAAGCTCTCAAAGATATATAGAACCTAGCCATAGAAGAGCGTACACTCTGAGAGAACTGGTctcccattacacacacacacacacatagggaaatacattcatacataccctCTCACGTACATATGAATAACTACAGTGGAAACCTTCTTACGTTGGGGTCGACTTGCCAAACCGAAACTGCAGTAATTACCATTAATTTTTTCCGGCTTCTGATTAAGGCGAACATCGTTTAATTGGGGGAAGACATCCATATTCCTTAtgatgggggagaagaaggggagaggagaggaagagaggatgggaaaggggagaggatagggagaaaagaggaagagagggccgagaacagaggaagagagggggagaaaagaggaagagaggggggagaaaagaggaagaggggggaagaaaagaggaagagagggggggcgaaaagaggaagaaaggtggagaagaaaagggagggaagaagaagaaagaaaagtaaaggaaagggaaggagaaaagaaggaaggagagaaggaggaggagaagagaggaagggaaggagaggaggaggagatggggaagggaaggagattcTGGGCGGAGCGGCAGCCATGGATGGTGTATAGTGAAAGGAATCACTCAAGGAGAATGGCAATGCGAACTATAGGGTTTATGCCGGagccgagaggaggagaggagagaagaggagaggcgagaagacAGGAGCCGAGAAGGAGGTGACTGAAGAGGAGCCGAGAAGGAGGTGATTGAAAATGAgtcgagagggaaggagagaaatcttataaaggagaaaaatgagagagacacacaacaatatatatatatatatatatatatatatatatatatatatatatatatatatatatatatatatatatatatatatataaagagatagatagacagatagataaatagatagattcagagagggagagagacagtcagacagagagacagaagaaaataagggaaaagaagatgaaagggaagaacAGAGCAGGAGCGAATCAGTCGTTAGGATTGGAGTGATTAGAAAGTGAGGGAATGATTGTAACCGCCAAGTTAATCAGTGGTTAGTCTGTTCCCAAGAAGGGGTAATCAATGTCCGTCCaggtgggaaagaggggagagggagaagtagagaggagagaaaaaaatggggaaggtagatggatagataggtaggtagatagataaagatggagagagcggggatatatatatatatatatatatatatatatatatatatatatatatatatatatatatatatatatatatagagagagagagagagagagagagagagagagagagagagagagagagagaaacataaaataaaaaatacaaaaaggcagTCTCAATCACGCAAAACagacttttgaaaaaaagaagaagaagaaaaaaacgaaaaaaaagtaacgattcaaaaaagaagaaaaatccacGGAATGGAATCCATAATCCACGATCTCCGAACTGCCACTCCCGTCGGTCCTCGCACGGAAAGCGTGACACAAACCGGTAATCAGTCAGGTCAGACGAGAGGCATAATTAATGATAGCGTCAGGTGAGAGAGGTGAGATAATCAATGATCAAGCCGagggcaaaaaaagagagaaagagagagagagagagagagagagagagagagagagagagagagagagagagagagagagagagagagagagagagagagagagagagagagagaaaacagaaagggagagagacagagagagagaaaaaaacagagagggagagagagagagagaaagacagtgaggaagagagaggaaaaacgataATCAGGTATAGCAATGAGCTAAGTTTGTCCATCTTCCCCTTTGAGAGAAACGAGCAGCTTCAAGTAACCAGAAAATGGAATTATCTTCTCTGACCTCCGCGTAACTGATGAGCTTTCTCAGGGGGGGGGGACTCGCGCGCTGTGTCTGGCTAAGCcgaaggaaggtggggaaggtggggaggggagggagtgggacaggattggtggggaaagggagggttggtgggggaagggagggagtggggaaggtggggaggggagggaatggtgggggaaggagaggggagggaaggagtaggggggcTCATGGGGAGGAAGGCTAATGAGAAGGGGATGagatggaggagcaggaggggagagagagagggtgggagggagggagggagagagaaacagagagagagagagagagagagagagagagagagagagagagagagagagagagagagagagagagagagagagagagagagagagagagagagagagagagagaggagagcaagacaatcattcatacaaacaaccaaaaagatacaaaaaaaacaagaatggacAATACCGCAtatgacaaacaaaaaacatgaacagcgaaaaaaaagtcaaaataacgAAAGATAATAAACCAGtgacaactccccccccccctcccctaaaaaaacaaaaaaaccctcccccctaaaaaaacaaaaacaaggggaaccaaagtaaaaaaaacgacGCAGGAGAAGCGCAAGAGAAGGGAATAAAACGGAGGAATGAGAGCGAAAAGCATCGCGTCCCAGAATCAATGAAGTGGCGGCTGAGCGTCATCTAGGCTGTCGTTATCTGTGTATTAAGGGTCATCATGGGATCGGTTTGAGGTCAAGGGAGGGGTCAAAGGGCGACGAGAACGCGTGTCGGTGCGCTTCTTGCCCTTCCTTTGTCAGCAGATGTTTTATTCCGTCATCATCACCCTCTGGGGAAGGGGTCGCCCGGGGATGATGGGGGGTCGCCTCTGTTGTCGTTGCGGACGCCGACGTTGCTCTTCCTGCGAGGCCTCCCTGTTGTTTCTGTTGGCAGTGGTGACTCGGCGTGATGTTGGTGATGCCTCTCGGTGTTGTTCCGTTGTTTCTGTTGGCAGTGGTGACTCGGCGTAATGTTGGTGATGCCTCTCGGTGTTGTTCCGTTGTTTCTGTTGGCAGGGGTGACTCGgcgtggtgttggtggtgagtcTCGGTGTTGTCCTGTTGTTTCTATTAACGTTGATGTTTACGATTAAACATCAACTTTACaggtataaatattaaaacaagtTGGTGTTGTGCAAAAACATGTTTGTTAGATAGCATGTAAACCTGTATTGCTAGATAGGTTACTtgggaacaaacacacacacacatacagactaacacttatacacacatatacatatatgcatgtatatatttatgtatacatataagcatatacaaatatacataaataaatatatatatatatatatatatatatatatatatatatatatacatatatatatatatatatgtgtgtgtgtgtgtgtgtgtgtgtgggtgtatgtatatatatttatgtacatttatgaatattcatattcatacacacacagacacacacacacacacacacacgtatatatatatatatatatatatatatatatatatatatatatatatatatatatatatatatatatatataatgtatatgtatatatatgtgtgtatatatacatatatgcatatatagatatgtatatgtctatatatgtatttttttcaacagacatttattccactgcaggacataggcctctctcaattcattattgagagattatttggcagtatcgcccttgcctgattggatgcccttcctaatcaaccgcggttcgacgaGCAAACACTTccgctacgacacctgcgtttgacttcttagggcgatatgtcgttttcttgccgtgagatcgggctcgagccagcagtcagagcgcaggcatattTACGACTATATGAACTTGGAACTATAAGGGCtgtcatgtatatttatgtgtatatgtatgtatgtatgtatgtatatatatatatatatatatatatatatatatatatataatatatatatatatatatatatatatatatatatatatatatatatatatatatatatatataaaatatatatacacatatataagtatatatatatatatatacatacatacacacacacacacatgtatatatatgatatatatatatataatatatatatatatataatataatatatgtatataatatatatatatatgtatatatgtataacagatacacacaccacacacaaacacacacacaccacacacacacacacacacacacacacacacgcacacgcacacgcacacgcacacgcacacgcacacgcacacgcacacgcacatgtatataaatataatatatatatatatatatatatacatatatagacacacacacacacgcacaccaacacacacacacacacacacacacaccacacacacacacacacacacacacacgcacatatataatatatatatatatatatatatatatatatatataacacatatatacaaacaacgcacacacacacacacacacacaacacacacacacacaacacacacacacacacacacacacacacacacacacaacacacacatatatatatatatatatatatatatatattatatatatatatgtatatatatatatatatatataatatatatatatatatatatatatatatatatatatatatatatatatatatatgagtagaatTTACCTGCAAAATGAGCAGATTACAAATCCGCATATTCTACATCGCCAGACACCTCTCTCATTTCACAACTGAGAACAAAGTTTCCCCACATTTTTAGTTCCCTCTTTGCACAAACATAAATCTACACATAACAGACTTCCGttataaaggagaggaaaaaaaaacttaaataaaacgTCTATAATTTTCCTTGCTCTGATTTCCCAGATCATGAGATCCTTACAGTGTCTTGGCTAATCCTGTTGTATCACAAAGgtcctaaaacttttttttttttttttttttttttttaatacgggtACGAATCAGTCTGCCTTTACCTTTGCCGGTCGGTGTGCATTAGCTgagtttctcttctctcattctaggaaggggaatggggaggaggagggacgggaaggtagaaggaggaggaagagggatggggaggagggataggggagagagatggggaagagggatggggaagggagatggggaagagagatggggaagagggatggggaggagggataggggagagagatggggaagagggatggggaggagggataggggagagagaagacagatggggagggatggagtggAATGATGGGGagatgggatggggaggaaatatggggaggagggatagggaagacagatggggaggagaaacgagggagaggggacgggaagagggatagagaagaggtaaatggggaagagggatagggaggaagaagTAAATGGGGAAGGAATGATGGAAAATGATAGGGATCCggaagaggggacggggggggggggggaagaggggacggggaggagggatgCCGCTGGAAAGCTATaagttttgttgatttttatgtCTCTTAATCCAatttaatttgttgttgttgttgactttgtttttctttccttttaattggCCCGCGCCTCTTTGGGGAAGGTGATCGGACTCGGGCTGTTTTGCTATTTcccagtgtaataataataatataacacgtAAAAAATAACTTTATTGAAATAATCATTACGTCATAACTACATACGCACGCcaaaatcactttaaaaaaaaatcaaaacctttaTACTGTGTTTAAATCATATCCCATTTCGCTAGCATTTCtatcttttgaaataaaaatcctGTTTCGTTATAAAGTCATCTCACATCAACCTCACGTCGTCAGAATTACGTCATGCCAGTACATGTCAATTCCATTTCTACACCTCAGAACCCAGTCATGATGACGCCGCTTCCTAAAATTCGATCCGCTCATCTCTAAAATCTTCGATCcgctcatcacacacacacacacacacacacacacacgtacatatacctTAATCACAGTCCTTTCATGTCGGAATTCACGTCTCCTCATCTCGTTTCAGATCTCATGCACGTCAGAATCACGTCATATTTGCCTTTACCTACTCTCGTAAGAAACTCTTTACGTCGAATCTCATGTCAATTCACCCATGTCAGTACTCATGTCGATTTAGGACCCATTCAAGTCAGTTTAGAACTTTTTATCGAATATCGAATAAGGACACATTCACGTCAGAACTCATGTCAATTCAGATCACATTCTCGTCAGAACTCATATCGAATCAGAACCTATTGACTCCAGAACTAACGTCCGTTAAAAACCAATTCACGTCAAAACTCACTTCAGTTTAAAACACATTCACATCAGAACTCACGAATGCAGACCCCATCCCATCAGAATTCACAAATCCAGACCCCGTCCCATCAGAACTCACGAATTCAGATCCCGTCCCATCAGAACTCACGAATGCAGATCCCGTCCCATCAGAACTCACGAATTCAGATCCCGTCCCATCAGAACTCACGAATGCAGATCCCGTCCCGTCAGAACTCACGAATTCAGACCCCGTCCCATCAGAACTCACGAATTCAGACCCCGTCCCATCAAAACTCACGAATGCAGATCCCGTCCCATCAGAACTCACGAATTCAGACCCCGTCCCATCAGAACTCACGAATGCAGACCCCGTCCCATCAGAACTCATGAATTCAGACCCCGTCCCATTAGAACTCACGAATTCAGACCCCGTCCCATCAGAACTCACATCAGAACTCGCGAATTCAGACCCCGTCCCTTCAGAACTCACGAATCCAGACCCCGTCCCATCAGAACTCACGAATGCAGACCCCGTCCCATCAGAACTCACGAATGCAGACCCCGTCCCATCAGAACTCACGAATGCAGACCCCGTCCCATCAGAACTCACGAATCCAGACCCCGTCCCATCAGAACTCACGAATGCAGACCCCGTCCCATCAGAACTCACGAATGCAGACCCCGTCCCATCAGAACTCACGAATCAGACCCCGTCCCATCAGAACTCACGAATGCAGACCCCGTCCCATCAAAACTCACGAATGCAGACCCCGTCCCATCAGAACTCACGAATGCAGACCCCGTCCCATCAGAACTCACGAATTCAGACTCCGTCCCATCAGAACTCACGAATTCAGAACCCGTCCCATCAGAACTCACGAATGTAAACCCCGTCCCATCAGAACTCACGAATTCAGACCCCGTCCCATCAGAACTCGCAAATTCAGACTCCGTCCCATCAAAACTCACGAATGCAGACCCCGTCCCATCAGAACTCACGAATGCAGACCCCCGTCCCATCAGCAGCCCATCCCGCCAGAAACCTCGCCACGTCGAAATCCCTTCACGTCAGGATCCCGCACGATGATCCTGTTTCCTGGACAAACAATCAGCCGCTAAGATTAGTCTTCATATCCTAATCGGCCGGGCGATCACATCCGGCAGCTGGCTTGGAAAATAGTCCGTTAAAATCTGAGACACCAGCGGTTTTGGGCGGGCTttatgtgtggggggagggggagggggaggggggaggggggagtgtgtgtcTATGAGAGTGGGtgcgtgtgggggagggggaagggggagtgtgtgtctatgcgagtgcgagtgtgtgtgtgtgtgtgtgtgtgtgtgtgtgtgtgtgtgtgtgtgtgtgtgtgtgtgtgtgtgtgtgttgtgtgtgtgtgtgtgtgtgtgtgtgtgtgtgtttgtgggtacgggcatgtatgcatgtatgtgcacgtggatatttgtatgtgtacagTACATACATGTACGCCCTTCGTGCATCACAACGAAGAAACCAACAGGGAAACAAACTCCCCTTCAAAAGCACTCTTTTAAAACTTCCAGAATGCCTACGTATCAATGCCTTAATCCCCCCATTTTCTTAGCCTCATTCTCcaccgtatttttttcttcttt
This window encodes:
- the LOC119572419 gene encoding cell surface glycoprotein 1-like produces the protein MRSLQSHARQNHVIFAFTYSRKKLFTSNLMSIHPCQYSCRFRTHSKLTNADPIPSEFTNPDPVPSELTNSDPVPSELTNADPVPSELTNSDPVPSELTNADPVPSELTNSDPVPSELTNSDPVPSKLTNADPVPSELTNSDPVPSELTNADPVPSELMNSDPVPLELTNSDPVPSELTSELANSDPVPSELTNPDPVPSELTNADPVPSELTNADPVPSELTNADPVPSELTNPDPVPSELTNADPVPSELTNADPVPSELTNQTPSHQNSRMQTPSHQNSRMQTPSHQNSRMQTPSHQNSRIQTPSHQNSRIQNPSHQNSRM